Genomic DNA from Synergistaceae bacterium:
TGAGTTGAAATTCTTGAGGGGCGGAGACCGTGAAGTCTCCGCCCTTGTGTCAGTTAACGTATTTTAGAAGAATGGGAACTAAAATCGACAAAATCACCGCGCCGAATATCCACCACAAACGATCGTCCACCCGGTCAATACGGGCTTCCAGTTTGTCTATTCGCGCATCCACCCTGTCGAATTGAGCATACACTCTGCCAAATTGCGCGTCTACTTTGTCGAATTGCGCATCGACCTTGTCGAAGCGTCTGAACACTTCCGCTTCGAACTTTTCCTGCGATTTCTTCGTTCCGGAAAGATCGGCGTCGATTCTCCGTATCTCCGAGTTGAAAACCTTTTCCTCAACGACGCTTTCAGGCATGGGCTTCCCTCCTCTCTCTCCGCCCTTTATTATACACATTTCCAAAAATCATCAAGGAGCCGGAGCAGGGTGTTCATGAACATCAGGAAAAGTCTATAATTCTTCTCTCTTTAGAGGCGCTTCTTCACGGGTCAGGCCGGCGTTCAGCTCGCGCACTACGGTGCAGAGCATGGTGGCGAAACAAAGCAGGCCGCTCAGAATGTTGGAGACGGGCTCCGCCCAAAAGGCTCCGTCGATTCCCAGACCCCACAGCCTCGGCAGCAGAATGGTCAGAGGCGTGACGATGATGACTTTGCGGAACAGAGAGAAGAAAATCGCCTGACGGGCCCGGCCCAGCGCCAGAAAAACGCTCTGCCCCGTCAGATGCAGGGACATCAGCAGAAAACCGAAGAAGTAAATTCGCAGCGCGGAGACGCCCGCCTTGATCAGGACCGGATCGTTGGAAAAAAGCCTCATGAAAAACCCCGGAAAACAAAAGATCACCAGCCAGATCAGCCCCGTGTAACCCGCCCCCGTCAGGATGACGAAGCGAATCGCCTTTTTTACCCTGTCGAAGGCCCGACCTCCGTAGTTGAAGCTCATGACGGGGACCGCGCCGCTGGTCAGGCCGCTGAGGGGCAGCAGGACGATCTCCCGCACCGAGTTGAGGACGGTCATGACCCCCACGTACAGGTCTCCGCCCCAGAACTGCGTCGTCACGTTGCACACCGACTGAACCAGAGTGCTGGTTATCCCCATGATGAAGTTGGAGAGCCCCAGGGCGACAATCCTCCGGAGCCGATGCGGAGAAACGCGCATAATGGCGGGGGTGATTCTGAGCACGGCCTGATTTCCCGTCAGGAACCTCAAAACCCAGAGGGCCGACAGACACTGGGAAAGAACCGTCGCCAGCGCCGCTCCCCGAATCCCCATCCCGAAGGTGAAGATAAACAGCGGGTCCAGCAGGATATTGACGACAGCCCCCAGCAGAACCGTCATCATTCCCGTGCGGCCGAAGCCCTGACTGTTGATGAAGGGGTTCA
This window encodes:
- a CDS encoding MATE family efflux transporter; this translates as MTAHQTDFSKGSVFRNILEVALPMIVAQVLHLLYNIVDRLYLGRIPGTGALALTGVGLCFPIITFISAFSQLFGNGGAPLCSMARGRGDLPEAAKIMGTSFTMLLLTGSVLTVGGLLFYKPALYALGASDATFPFAGEYLQIYLCGTLFVMITLGMNPFINSQGFGRTGMMTVLLGAVVNILLDPLFIFTFGMGIRGAALATVLSQCLSALWVLRFLTGNQAVLRITPAIMRVSPHRLRRIVALGLSNFIMGITSTLVQSVCNVTTQFWGGDLYVGVMTVLNSVREIVLLPLSGLTSGAVPVMSFNYGGRAFDRVKKAIRFVILTGAGYTGLIWLVIFCFPGFFMRLFSNDPVLIKAGVSALRIYFFGFLLMSLHLTGQSVFLALGRARQAIFFSLFRKVIIVTPLTILLPRLWGLGIDGAFWAEPVSNILSGLLCFATMLCTVVRELNAGLTREEAPLKREEL